From a single Stomoxys calcitrans chromosome 4, idStoCalc2.1, whole genome shotgun sequence genomic region:
- the LOC106082000 gene encoding trichohyalin: protein MTGNRSAIEMKQLMEHHKFIVNTDRKSLHCQIKTLVQRAQAVASKELEKRRAALNHLLDSEDTAYMEEYANKIKSQSAENIKQRQVTMQKIKDENAKKEHQLLKAKRIQQYMNSCYEIREALRHQEMQNVKECQLEQILEKQHAFRRQQEEDKFWLKVEQKNEEAAMGRLQEEERLKKLLVQHTSAMLKIQVNELEKKKEEQRQQKLEEKQKIRDHLEELRLEEFDSKHGGKSSKFLEYRKELSEMMAQKQIQREKGQAELVEYQRKTVNELSRIETQEAHAILEKKKALHKATTDYIQYVKRMRELELQQLRMYDERIEDFHRLEICTKTNMQREKERKASLAAKCYAELRQQICEQRERRLREEAEQRECKILENRFARTEISRKEILQQRRKNREELDKQIAEIRRIRKEEAAKFLRELTKATNDGEFCTQLAKEYLRDGIDYLEPHANWRLISDPMKPCVSYPRTRQVIKLERKEDKKALKPEENLTMSAYANNFCDGRGDEGAKKLNNIVL, encoded by the coding sequence ATGACTGGAAATCGCAGTGCAATTGAAATGAAGCAGTTGATGGAGCACCACAAATTCATTGTCAACACTGACCGCAAATCCTTGCACTGTCAAATAAAGACTCTGGTACAGCGGGCACAAGCTGTTGCCTCAAAGGAATTGGAAAAGAGACGAGCTGCATTAAATCATCTTCTGGACTCTGAAGATACAGCCTATATGGAAGAATATGCCAACAAAATTAAATCACAAAGTGCCGAAAATATCAAGCAACGCCAAGTCACCATGCAGAAGATCAAAGATGAAAACGCCAAAAAGGAACACCAACTACTGAAAGCCAAACGCATTCAACAGTACATGAATAGCTGCTATGAAATACGCGAAGCTTTACGCCATCAAGAAatgcaaaatgtcaaagagTGTCAATTGGAGCAAATTCTTGAGAAGCAGCATGCTTTCAGGAGACAACAAGAGGAAGATAAGTTTTGGCTTAAGGTTGAGCAAAAGAATGAGGAGGCAGCTATGGGCCGTCTGCAAGAGGAGGAACGATTGAAGAAGCTTCTGGTCCAGCATACCTCAGCTATGTTAAAAATTCAAGTCAATGAGttggaaaagaaaaaagaagaacAGCGTCAGCAGAAACTggaagaaaagcaaaaaatacGCGATCACTTGGAAGAATTGCGTTTGGAAGAATTTGATAGCAAACATGGAGGTAAATCATCCAAGTTCTTAGAATATCGCAAAGAGCTGTCCGAAATGATGGCCCAAAAACAAATTCAACGTGAAAAAGGGCAAGCCGAACTGGTCGAATATCAACGTAAAACTGTCAATGAGTTATCACGAATTGAGACGCAAGAAGCTCATGCCATTTTAGAGAAAAAGAAAGCACTTCACAAAGCTACCACCGATTACATTCAATATGTAAAGCGCATGCGTGAATTGGAACTTCAGCAACTGCGTATGTACGATGAACGCATAGAAGATTTTCATCGTTTGGAAATTTGTACCAAAACAAATATGCAACGCGAAAAAGAACGCAAGGCTAGTTTAGCCGCAAAATGTTATGCAGAATTGCGACAACAAATTTGTGAACAACGTGAGCGACGCTTGCGTGAAGAGGCCGAACAACGTGAATGTAAAATTCTTGAGAATCGTTTTGCGCGCACCGAGATATCACGCAAAGAGATACTACAACAAAGGCGTAAAAACCGTGAAGAGTTGGATAAACAAATTGCAGAGATTCGAAGGATTCGCAAAGAGGAGGCTGCAAAATTTCTTCGCGAATTAACAAAAGCAACCAATGATGGAGAATTTTGTACTCAGTTGGCTAAGGAGTATTTAAGAGATGGTATTGATTATCTGGAACCGCATGCCAATTGGAGATTGATATCGGACCCTATGAAGCCATGTGTATCATATCCCAGGACAAGACAAGTAATAAAACTTGAGAGAAAAGAAGACAAGAAGGCTCTGAAGCCAGAGGAGAATCTTACAATGTCTGCTTATGCTAATAACTTTTGTGATGGCAGGGGGGATGAAGGAGCTAAGAAGCTTAACAATATTGTATTGTAA